Part of the Sodalinema gerasimenkoae IPPAS B-353 genome is shown below.
GAAATGATCCGTGCCAGGAAGAATGCCCAAGTTGTGGCAATCCCACCTAACAGATAGTGGGCGACACCAACGGCCCGACCTTGAATGATGCTCAGGGCGCGGGGTTGAATCGCGGGAGCGACTTTGAGCTTGTTATGAGCCCAAACAATCGACTCAATTAGCTCTTGCCAGTAGCCACGTCCACTAAAGAGGAACATGAGGCTGAATGCCCAAACGAAGTGAGCACCGAGGAACAGCAGTCCATAGGCGGACAGGGCTGAACCGTAGGAACCGATTACCTGAGAGGCTTGCGCCCACAGGAAGTCGCGCAACCATCCATTAATGGTAATGGCGCTTTGGGCAAAGTTGCCATAGGTGATGTGGGACACCGAACCGTCTGCACCAACTGTTCCCCAAACATCGGATTGCATCTTCCAACTGAAGTGGAAAATCACGATGGAGAGGCTGTTGTACATCCAGAACAGACCCAAGAACACATGGTCCCAACCAGAGACTTGGCAAGTACCGCCACGTCCCGGACCGTCACAAGCAAAGCGGAAGCCTAGCTCGGCTTTGTCAGGAATCAAGCGAGAGCTACGAGCAAACAGAACACCTTTGAGCAGAATCAGCACCGTCACGTGGATGGTGAAGGCGTGAATGTGGTGAACCATGAAGTCAGCTGTACCCAATTGAATGGGCATCATGGCGACTTTTCCACCGACAGCGACGACATCGCCGCCAAAGGCAGGACTAACACTCGCTAAGGCATTGGGGGCAGTGTTGCCCGGTGCCAAGGTATGTAGGTGTTGAACCCATTGGGCAAAGATCGGCTGAAGCTGGATCCCCGTGTCGGAGAACATATCTTGAGGACGACCAAAGGCACGCATGGTGTCGTTGTGGACGTAAAGCCCAAAGCTATGGAAGCCTAAGAAGATACAAACCCAGTTCAGGTGGGAGATGATTGCATCTCGGTGGCGGATGACCCGATCGAGCAGGTTATCCACGTTTTTGGCAGGGTCATAGTCACGAACCATGAAGATGGCTGCGTGAGCACCTGCACCGACAATTAGGAAGCCGCCAATCCACATATGGTGGGTAAACAGCGACAGTTGAGTCGGGTAATCCGTTGCAATGTACGGATAGGGAGGCATGGAGTACATGTGGTGAGCCACAATGATACTCAGGGAACCCATCATGGCGAGGTTAATCGCAAGCTGGGCATGCCAGGAGGTGGTCAGGATCTCGTAGAGTCCTTTGTGACCTTCTCCGGTAAAGGGTCCTTTATGGGCTTCCAGGATTTCCTTCATGCTGTGACCGATACCCCAGTTGGTCCGGTACATGTGACCCGCGATGATAAACAGGACGGCGATCGCCAAGTGATGGTGAGCCGTATCGCTGAGCCAGAGACCACCGGTTTGGGGGTTCAAGCCACCTTTGAAGGTTAGGAAGTCTGCATATTCACCCCAGTTCAAGGTAAAGAATGGGGTTAAACCTTTGGCAAAACTGGGATACAGTTCCGCCATTTTGCTTGTATCAAGGATAAACTCGTGCGGCAGGGGAATATCCTGCGGTGCAACACCAGCATCCAGAAGTTTATTAATGGGAAGCGAAACGTGGATTTGGTGACCGGCCCAACCTAAGGAGCCAAGTCCGAGTAAACCAGCCAAGTGGTGGTTCATCATCGATTCCACGTTTTGGAACCATTCCAGTTTCGGTGCACTGACGTGGTAATGGAACCAACCGGCGAACAGCATCAAAGCTGCCATTACTAGACCACCAATGGCGGTGCAGTACAGTTGGAACTCATTGGTAATGCCGCTAGCACGCCAAAGTTGGAATAATCCGGATGTAATTTGAATCCCGTGGAAGCCACCACCAACGTCGGCGTTGAGGATGTCTTGACCCACAATGGACCAAACTACTTGAGCACTTGGCTTGATCCCAGTGGGATCGCTTAACCAAGCTTCATAATTGGAGAAACGTGCGCCGTGGAAGTAGGCACCGCTTAACCAGATAAAAATGACTGCCAGTTGACCGAAGTGGGCGCTAAAAATTTTGCGCGATACTTCTTCTAAGTCGTTGGTTTGACTGTCAAAATCATGAGCGTCTGCATGGAGGTTCCAAATCCAAGTGGTGGTTTTTGGACCTCGTGCCAAAGTGCGATCGAAGTGACCAGGTTTGCCCCACTTCTCAAAAGAAGTCGGAACCGGATTTTTGTCGACCTCGACTTTGACTTTTGCATCCCGCTCTTGGGGACTAATCGTCATCGAGTCTCTCCTCTCTCTAGACCATTGACATACTCACCAGCCTAAAGGCGTGGGGATGTTCTAGACCTCGCGGTTCTAGATTCCTGGTTCGGCTTCCCAACTCCTGAATGTTAGTTTCCCAACATCATTCGCAATGGGTGCCTGCCCAGGCATTTCTCTCAAAAGTGTAACGCACAATGCGTTTTATTTGAGATGAGTTCCCGGATGCCCTCCGGTACGACGTGAAAAGCATTCTACCACAGATGATTCTGTCTAGAATGTCTCCCTAAAGTGGGGAGGCTTTTAGACTCGTTTTTCTGAGTAACGTCTGACCACAAAATGCCCAACTCAACTCCCGCAGTCTTGGATGTGATAACTTGGGACTCGAAAATCCCATATTACGTTTTTTATCTTTTATGTCGCTTGCAGTCAGCTTCATATTAGGGAAGTTGATTTTTTGTTGACCCCAAACCTAGTGGCTCAGGAGCCAGACCGAACATTCTGCGGCTGTTACCGAGAATCTATGTTTGTGATTATAGGTCTTCTTTCAGAATAATTCAAACGATTTCTTCGCTTTTTTTGTTAGGTGCGCTAGTAAAAATTGCCCGTCAAGTCAAGCAACGTAACATTAAGTTTACAAAAATTAAATTCTTTTAATATAATCAACGAAAACCGAGGAGATGCTGATCTATATATATTACAGGGTTTATGAAACAACATCTTAGCGCATGGAGAGGCTCATCTCAAGCCCGGTCCCATCAGCTCAAATCTCCCTGTGGTCCCGAGGGAGTTTGAACCTTAGGAACTGACGCAGTTTGGGCATTTTCCGCTATAGTGACTGGCAAGTCCGGTAATCTGTAATTGGACGTTGTTATTTTGAGGGAGTGTTTCCGGCGTGCTGAATCGAGACGATCGCCCATCACTGTGGAAAAAGTGGCTGTCCCTACCGTTGGCCCTACTACTGGTCTGGGGACTCTGGGGCTGTAGCCAACCCGACTTAACGATTGAGTCAGGAACCCGGGCCAAGCGAACCGCTGAGGCGATCGCCCCCCCCATGGAACTAACCGAAGTCTCCCCCCCCGAGGCGATCGCCCAGCTCAAAGTCGCCCTCGATCGCTACCGTCCCCAAGTCAAGATTCGCCAACCCCGCCCCGATGCTATCCTCCGCAACAGCAGCGTTAAGGTTGAACTGAAGGTTCAAGACCTGCCCATCTTCCAAAACCCAACCCTGGGACTCGGCCCCTACATCCAATTAATAGTCGACGATCGCCCCCTCGACCCCATCTACAAGCTCGAAGACCCCATCACCCTAGAGGGACTCGATGCCGGAACCCATACCCTGCGGGCCTTTGCCGTGCGTCCCTGGCATGAAAGCTTCAAAAATGAAGGGGCCTACGCGCAAACCACCTTCCACCTCTACACCAAAACCGGCAACCATCAACCCGACCCTGAGCGTCCCCTCCTCACCTATCATCATCCCCGAGGGACCTATGGGGCCGAACCGATCCTACTAGATTTTTACCTCACGAATGCCCCCCTGCATCTCGTCGCCCAAGAATTTGAGGATGATGAAATTCCCGATTGGCGAGTCCGGGCCACCGTCAACGGCTATAGCTTCATCAGCGATCGCTGGCAACCCTTCTACCTCAAAGGCTTCCAACCCGGAACCAACTGGGTCAAGCTAGAATTTATAGATGCAACCGGCGAACCCCTGCAAAACACCTTTAACACCACCGCCGAACTCATTACCTATGACCCCAGTCTGAATGATTCGCTCTCTCAACTGATCCAAGGTCAACTCAGTTCCAAAGAAGCGGAAAGTCTGATTGACCCCAACCTTGTCTTAGAACCCGAACCTGAGCCGGAACCTGAGCCAGAACCTGAGCCGGAACCTGAGCCAGAACCCGAACCAGCGGCAGTTGAACCGGAGATTGAACCGGAACCCGTCCTAACCCCCGAAGACACCCTGCCAGAAATTGTCGAACCCGAAGCAGCACCCGAGCCGATTATCCCAGAGATGTCCAAGGAGGAAGCACCTCCAGAAGCGGACATCTCAGAACCTGAAGTCCCAGAACCGGAACCCCCAACCCTTAACGAGGGCGATCGCGACTCCAACTCAGTCTCAACGACCCCAGAATCTCCAGCAGTCCCAACTGAACCGCCAACCGGTCTTAGTGAAGCGGAGCCTGGCCGCTAAACTCGCTTCGACAGCCTTGACTCTCATGGCTGTGGTGCATCTCCTGGCAGCTCCGGGCCTTGCCCATCCCCAACCGGCCCGTGACCCCCTCAACCTAGACCATCTCGATCGCCCTCCCGAGCGATTTGAAGAACCCATCATTCGTCCCGAGACGGTCTCCCAAGAAGGTCTAACGGAACCCAGTTTGTGGTGGGCGGCCCAGCAATTTGGCGGGTCTCTGCTCAACACTTGGCTGGCCTATCCCGAACAGCAACGAATCGACCTGGTGATTAACCCACAATTTTGGACTCCCCTGGATTACCTAGAACGCTATCAATTTGTGCATCAAATGGGTCTAGTGGCCCGCTCCCATGGCTACAACCTGCGCGTCTTCAATCGTCAACAACCAGAGCGACTGCTGGCCGCCTATACCTGTGATTTTCAGCAGTCCCCGCTTCGCTGTCGGCTGGACGTCGAACGAGGCGGCCCCTCAGGCTTACGTCGTCTGATTCCCTAGCCCCCCTCTCGTGAGTTATATCTATTGATTATGGTTAAAGTTCTGCATCTATCTGATATCCACCTCGGGAGTGGCTTCTCTCACGGCAAACTTGACCCCGACACGGGACTCAATACCCGTTTTCTGGACTTTATTGGCACCCTTAGACGTTGTATCGATCGCGCCCTAGAAGACTCCGTCGACCTGGTTCTCTTTGGCGGGGATGCCTTTCCCGACGCCACTCCCCCGCCCTATATTGCCGAAGCCTTCGCCCTGGAGTTTCACCGCCTGGCCCAAGCCAATATCCCCACCGTACTGCTAGTCGGAAATCACGATCGCTACTCCCTCGCCGATGGAAGTGCCAGTCTAGGAATTTACCGAACCCTGGCCGTTCCTAACTTCATTGTCGGCGATCGCCTAGATCTCCATTCCATCCCCACTCGCAACGGAACCATACAAGTCATCACCTTACCCTGGCTCACCAGTTCCACCCTCTTAACCCGTCCTGAAAGTCAAGGCCTCTCCATCGCCCAAATCAATGAACTGCTGGCGGAACGCCTACGGATTGCCCTAGAAGGAGAAATTCGCAAACGCGATCGCACCTGTCCCACAATTCTCCTGGGTCATCTGATGAGCGATAAAGCCAAATTTGGGGCAGAACGACTCTTAGCGGTGAGTAAAGGCTTCACCATTCCCCTCTCCCTGCTGGTGCGTGAAGAATTTGACTATGTGGCCCTAGGCCATGTCCACAAACACCAAAATCTTAACCCCAGTAATGATCCCCCCGTGGTCTATCCCGGCAGCATTGAGCGGGTTGACTTTAGTGAGGAGAAAGAGGACAAAGGCTATGTTCTGGCGGAGGTGGAGGTGGGAACCTGTCGCTGGGAATTTTGTCCGCTCCCCGTTCGCCCGTTCCTGACCATCTCTGTTGATGTTTCTGAGGCGGATGACCCCCAAGCCATGCTGCTAACGACTCTCCAGAAAAAAGACCTGTGCGATCGCGTGGTCCGCTTACGCTATAAACTGCGAGCCGACCAACTCGATCGTATCAATACCTCAGAACTTCGCAAAGCCCTAAAACCCGCCCACAGTGCCACAATTCAACCAGAGTTAATCAGCCAACTCAGTCGGCCCCGCATTCCCTCCCTCAGTGGACGGGCCATTGACCCCCTCGATGCCCTCCATGCCTATTTAGACAACCGCGAAGACCTCCGAGATATCCGTGAGGATCTCGTTAAAGCCGCTGAACACCTCTTACATGAGGATGAGTTACCCTTATTTCGCGAGAGTTAATCACGGGGGACGTAGCTTAGAATCTGGCTAACCACAGCCTCCACCGTGAGATCATCGGTTTGGATTTCGATCGCATCCTCGGCTTTTTGCAGGGGAGAGATGGCCCGAGTGCTGTCT
Proteins encoded:
- the psaA gene encoding photosystem I core protein PsaA — its product is MTISPQERDAKVKVEVDKNPVPTSFEKWGKPGHFDRTLARGPKTTTWIWNLHADAHDFDSQTNDLEEVSRKIFSAHFGQLAVIFIWLSGAYFHGARFSNYEAWLSDPTGIKPSAQVVWSIVGQDILNADVGGGFHGIQITSGLFQLWRASGITNEFQLYCTAIGGLVMAALMLFAGWFHYHVSAPKLEWFQNVESMMNHHLAGLLGLGSLGWAGHQIHVSLPINKLLDAGVAPQDIPLPHEFILDTSKMAELYPSFAKGLTPFFTLNWGEYADFLTFKGGLNPQTGGLWLSDTAHHHLAIAVLFIIAGHMYRTNWGIGHSMKEILEAHKGPFTGEGHKGLYEILTTSWHAQLAINLAMMGSLSIIVAHHMYSMPPYPYIATDYPTQLSLFTHHMWIGGFLIVGAGAHAAIFMVRDYDPAKNVDNLLDRVIRHRDAIISHLNWVCIFLGFHSFGLYVHNDTMRAFGRPQDMFSDTGIQLQPIFAQWVQHLHTLAPGNTAPNALASVSPAFGGDVVAVGGKVAMMPIQLGTADFMVHHIHAFTIHVTVLILLKGVLFARSSRLIPDKAELGFRFACDGPGRGGTCQVSGWDHVFLGLFWMYNSLSIVIFHFSWKMQSDVWGTVGADGSVSHITYGNFAQSAITINGWLRDFLWAQASQVIGSYGSALSAYGLLFLGAHFVWAFSLMFLFSGRGYWQELIESIVWAHNKLKVAPAIQPRALSIIQGRAVGVAHYLLGGIATTWAFFLARIISVG
- the sbcD gene encoding exonuclease subunit SbcD, whose translation is MVKVLHLSDIHLGSGFSHGKLDPDTGLNTRFLDFIGTLRRCIDRALEDSVDLVLFGGDAFPDATPPPYIAEAFALEFHRLAQANIPTVLLVGNHDRYSLADGSASLGIYRTLAVPNFIVGDRLDLHSIPTRNGTIQVITLPWLTSSTLLTRPESQGLSIAQINELLAERLRIALEGEIRKRDRTCPTILLGHLMSDKAKFGAERLLAVSKGFTIPLSLLVREEFDYVALGHVHKHQNLNPSNDPPVVYPGSIERVDFSEEKEDKGYVLAEVEVGTCRWEFCPLPVRPFLTISVDVSEADDPQAMLLTTLQKKDLCDRVVRLRYKLRADQLDRINTSELRKALKPAHSATIQPELISQLSRPRIPSLSGRAIDPLDALHAYLDNREDLRDIREDLVKAAEHLLHEDELPLFRES